The Juglans microcarpa x Juglans regia isolate MS1-56 chromosome 2S, Jm3101_v1.0, whole genome shotgun sequence genome has a window encoding:
- the LOC121251922 gene encoding uncharacterized protein LOC121251922 isoform X1, which produces METLVHNFNPVLPNSLFFRRNSSPRFSFNHVRIISSGNHCHGGNLRMALAAKDPVIQKKIVIPNKYGEKLVGVLHETESPEIVILCHGFRSSKENKTMVNLAVALENEGISAVRFDFAGNGESEGSFQYGNYWREVEDLRSVIQHFSAANRVIRAILGHSKGGNVVLLYASKYRDVYKVVNVSGRYDLTEGIEKRLGKYFMQRIKEHGFIDVKSIQGDFIYRVTEESLMDRLSTNMHKACLQIDKECRVFTVHGSHDTIVRSLDAFEFDKIIPNHKLHVIGGCDHGYVHHQGYLASIVLDFIKDASVTEQGGTTS; this is translated from the exons ATGGAAACGCTTGTGCATAATTTCAATCCAGTCCTCCCAAATTCACTATTTTTCAGAAGAAACTCGTCACCTAGATTTTCCTTTAACCACGTGCGAATCATCTCCTCAGGCAATCACTGCCACGGTGGAAACTTGAGGATGGCCCTGGCTGCAAAAGACCCCG taattcaaaagaaaatcgtAATACCAAACAAATATGGTGAAAAACTTGTGGGCGTATTGCAtgaaactgaatctccagagATTGTAATCTTATGCCATGGTTTTCGGTCCTCAAAG GAAAATAAGACTATGGTGAACCTTGCTGTTGCATTGGAAAATGAAGGAATAAGTGCCGTCCGCTTTGACTTCGCTGGGAATGG TGAAAGTGAAGGTTCCTTTCAGTATGGTAACTATTGGAGAGAGGTCGAGGACTTGCGTTCTGTAATCCAACACTTCTCTGCAGCAAACCGTGTTATAAGGGCAATTCTCGGGCATAGTAAAG GAGGCAATGTGGTACTACTGTATGCATCTAAGTACCGTGATGTCTACAAAGTTGTCAATGTTTCTGGCCGTTATGATCTGACAGAAGGCATTGAGAAACGcctgggaaaatattttatgcaaagAATTAAAGAGCATGGATTCATTGATGTAAAAAGTATACAAG GAGATTTTATTTACCGTGTGACTGAGGAAAGTTTAATGGATCGCCTGAGTACAAATATGCATAAAGCATGTCTTCAGATTGACAAAGAATGCAg GGTCTTCACCGTCCATGGATCGCATGATACAATCGTCAGGTCTTTGGATGCATTTGAGTTTGACAAGATCATACCTAACCACAAATTACATGTTATTGGAGGATGCGATCATGGATACGTTCACCATCAAGGATATTTAGCCTcgattgttttggattttattaAGGACGCCTCTGTGACAGAACAAGGTGGTACCACTAGCTAA
- the LOC121251922 gene encoding uncharacterized protein LOC121251922 isoform X2 — translation MALAAKDPVIQKKIVIPNKYGEKLVGVLHETESPEIVILCHGFRSSKENKTMVNLAVALENEGISAVRFDFAGNGESEGSFQYGNYWREVEDLRSVIQHFSAANRVIRAILGHSKGGNVVLLYASKYRDVYKVVNVSGRYDLTEGIEKRLGKYFMQRIKEHGFIDVKSIQGDFIYRVTEESLMDRLSTNMHKACLQIDKECRVFTVHGSHDTIVRSLDAFEFDKIIPNHKLHVIGGCDHGYVHHQGYLASIVLDFIKDASVTEQGGTTS, via the exons ATGGCCCTGGCTGCAAAAGACCCCG taattcaaaagaaaatcgtAATACCAAACAAATATGGTGAAAAACTTGTGGGCGTATTGCAtgaaactgaatctccagagATTGTAATCTTATGCCATGGTTTTCGGTCCTCAAAG GAAAATAAGACTATGGTGAACCTTGCTGTTGCATTGGAAAATGAAGGAATAAGTGCCGTCCGCTTTGACTTCGCTGGGAATGG TGAAAGTGAAGGTTCCTTTCAGTATGGTAACTATTGGAGAGAGGTCGAGGACTTGCGTTCTGTAATCCAACACTTCTCTGCAGCAAACCGTGTTATAAGGGCAATTCTCGGGCATAGTAAAG GAGGCAATGTGGTACTACTGTATGCATCTAAGTACCGTGATGTCTACAAAGTTGTCAATGTTTCTGGCCGTTATGATCTGACAGAAGGCATTGAGAAACGcctgggaaaatattttatgcaaagAATTAAAGAGCATGGATTCATTGATGTAAAAAGTATACAAG GAGATTTTATTTACCGTGTGACTGAGGAAAGTTTAATGGATCGCCTGAGTACAAATATGCATAAAGCATGTCTTCAGATTGACAAAGAATGCAg GGTCTTCACCGTCCATGGATCGCATGATACAATCGTCAGGTCTTTGGATGCATTTGAGTTTGACAAGATCATACCTAACCACAAATTACATGTTATTGGAGGATGCGATCATGGATACGTTCACCATCAAGGATATTTAGCCTcgattgttttggattttattaAGGACGCCTCTGTGACAGAACAAGGTGGTACCACTAGCTAA
- the LOC121251922 gene encoding uncharacterized protein LOC121251922 isoform X3: protein MVNLAVALENEGISAVRFDFAGNGESEGSFQYGNYWREVEDLRSVIQHFSAANRVIRAILGHSKGGNVVLLYASKYRDVYKVVNVSGRYDLTEGIEKRLGKYFMQRIKEHGFIDVKSIQGDFIYRVTEESLMDRLSTNMHKACLQIDKECRVFTVHGSHDTIVRSLDAFEFDKIIPNHKLHVIGGCDHGYVHHQGYLASIVLDFIKDASVTEQGGTTS from the exons ATGGTGAACCTTGCTGTTGCATTGGAAAATGAAGGAATAAGTGCCGTCCGCTTTGACTTCGCTGGGAATGG TGAAAGTGAAGGTTCCTTTCAGTATGGTAACTATTGGAGAGAGGTCGAGGACTTGCGTTCTGTAATCCAACACTTCTCTGCAGCAAACCGTGTTATAAGGGCAATTCTCGGGCATAGTAAAG GAGGCAATGTGGTACTACTGTATGCATCTAAGTACCGTGATGTCTACAAAGTTGTCAATGTTTCTGGCCGTTATGATCTGACAGAAGGCATTGAGAAACGcctgggaaaatattttatgcaaagAATTAAAGAGCATGGATTCATTGATGTAAAAAGTATACAAG GAGATTTTATTTACCGTGTGACTGAGGAAAGTTTAATGGATCGCCTGAGTACAAATATGCATAAAGCATGTCTTCAGATTGACAAAGAATGCAg GGTCTTCACCGTCCATGGATCGCATGATACAATCGTCAGGTCTTTGGATGCATTTGAGTTTGACAAGATCATACCTAACCACAAATTACATGTTATTGGAGGATGCGATCATGGATACGTTCACCATCAAGGATATTTAGCCTcgattgttttggattttattaAGGACGCCTCTGTGACAGAACAAGGTGGTACCACTAGCTAA
- the LOC121251921 gene encoding CRM-domain containing factor CFM3, chloroplastic/mitochondrial isoform X1: protein MALPPLSLNSRTSSASSVCTCPLSPSFYNLLIQPQNHSLSNPRNLVRFRISCSEQTVQVDTLQSRRTRLVSSETGNTKRKPRPSFFEQIREKWSLKLGSTREKFPWEEPEQREKLEQKEQEENRDFSGASVSESEVDDKESVSEPASFVLSNVFVPAPWVHRSNTKNFRIDSEPEVPQKRREKNGTSDGSGGPLRNGVVKGVAERDESVEIRQQEVVRNGECEREGDMFAEIPIGVKKGKETKVWIGRNAVSSKEKPSGEAGNFEKNVASVDGNSGSIRLPWKREECGMRRSNTELAERTLPEHELRRLRNVALRMLERTTVGVAGITQALVDSMHEKWKSHEVVKLKFEGPLAVDMKRTHEILEAKTGGLVIWRSGSSVVLYRGIAYKLPCVQSYTKQSQTNINMLEDSKVAGSDATHNMGVDTYRARKPFIPDSAKYLKDLSEDELMEFSDLDHLLDDLGPRFTDWTGREPLPVDADLLPAVVSGYRPPFRLLPYGLRHCLRNKEMTFIRRLARTMPPHFALGRSRELQGLARAMAKLWERSAIAKIAIKRGVLNTRNERMAEELKKLTGGTLVSRNKEYIVFYRGNDFLPPAVTEALKERRKLADLQQDEEDHARQRALALIESKAKASKGPLVAGTLAETKAATSRWGNQPTGEDVQKMIRDSALTRHAMLVRYLQSKLALAKWKLKKAEKALAKVQEYLEPADLPTDLETITDEERFLFRKMGLSMKPFLLLGRRGVYDGTIQNMHLHWKYRELVKIIVRGKRFEQVKHIAISLEAESGGVLVSLDKTTKGYAIIVYRGKNYLQPQGLKPKNLLTRRQALARSIELQRSEALKHHISDLHERIELVKSELEDLSNGKDIDDSKTLYSRLDDPNVSDDDMEEDKGEEAYLEIYDGGREDINDQNM from the exons ATGGCGCTTCCACCCTTGTCACTGAATTCTCGCACTTCTTCTGCTTCGTCGGTTTGCACTTGCCCCTTATCCCCTTCTTTCTACAACCTTCTTATCCAACCCCAAAACCATTCTTTGAGCAACCCCAGAAACCTCGTCAGATTCAGAATTTCCTGTTCTGAGCAGACGGTCCAGGTTGATACCCTTCAATCTCGGAGAACCAGATTAGTATCTTCCGAGACCGGAAACACGAAGAGGAAGCCCAGGCCGAGCTTCTTTGAGCAAATCAGGGAGAAATGGTCCCTCAAACTGGGTTCTACGAGAGAGAAATTTCCATGGGAGGAACCTGAACAACGAGAAAAGCTAGAGCAGAAGGAACAAGAGGAGAACCGGGATTTTTCTGGGGCTTCCGTATCTGAATCAGAAGTTGATGATAAAGAGTCGGTGAGTGAGCCAGCGAGTTTTGTTTTATCGAACGTGTTTGTTCCGGCTCCTTGGGTTCATAGAAGTAATACCAAGAATTTTCGAATTGATTCTGAACCTGAAGTCCCCCAAAAGCGTCGTGAAAAAAACGGAACTTCTGATGGGTCTGGCGGGCCATTGAGAAATGGTGTTGTTAAAGGAGTTGCCGAAAGAGATGAAAGTGTGGAAATTCGTCAACAAGAAGTTGTTCGTAATGGCGAGTGTGAGAGAGAAGGTGATATGTTTGCCGAAATTCCAATTGGGGTTAAAAAAGGCAAGGAGACAAAGGTATGGATTGGCAGAAATGCAGTTTCTTCGAAGGAAAAGCCATCTGGGGAAGctggaaattttgaaaagaatgtGGCTTCTGTGGATGGTAATAGTGGCTCAATTAGGCTACCATGGAAGAGAGAGGAATGTGGTATGAGGAGGAGCAATACGGAGTTGGCTGAGAGAACACTTCCGGAACATGAGCTGCGGAGACTAAGGAATGTAGCTTTGAGGATGCTGGAGAGGACAACGGTTGGCGTTGCGGGAATTACACAGGCTTTGGTGGATTCTATGCATGAAAAGTGGAAATCTCATGAAGTGGTGAAGTTGAAATTTGAAGGGCCTCTTGCGGTTGACATGAAAAGGACCCATGAGATTTTAGAG GCTAAAACGGGAGGTTTGGTTATATGGAGGTCAGGCAGTTCTGTTGTGTTGTACAGGGGAATAGCCTACAAACTTCCTTGTGTACAATCATATACCAAACAAAGTCAGACTAACATAAATATGTTGGAAGATTCAAAGGTTGCTGGTAGTGACGCTACACATAACATGGGAGTAGACACATATAGAGCTAGAAAACCTTTTATCCCTGATTCTGCGAAGTATTTGAAGGATCTATCTGAAGATGAACTGATGGAATTTAGTGATCTCGACCATTTGTTAGATGATTTGGGTCCACGCTTTACTGATTGGACAGGTCGTGAACCATTGCCTGTGGATGCAGACTTGCTTCCTGCAGTGGTTTCTGGATATAGACCTCCATTCAGACTTCTTCCTTATGGATTAAGACATTGTCTAAGAAACAAGGAGATGACATTCATCCGTAGGCTTGCTAGAACAATGCCTCCACATTTTGCTTTAG GAAGGAGCAGAGAACTGCAAGGTCTTGCAAGGGCTATGGCAAAGCTATGGGAAAGAAGTGCTATTGCAAAGATAGCCATCAAACGTGGTGTACTGAATACACGGAACGAGAGGATGGCAGAAGAACTGAAG AAATTGACAGGGGGCACATTGGTTTCGAGAAACAAGGAATATATTGTTTTTTACAGGGGCAATGATTTCTTGCCTCCAGCTGTTACAGAGGCATTGAAAGAGAGGCGGAAACTAGCTGATCTCCAACAAGATGAGGAAGATCATGCACGACAAAGGGCCCTGGCCTTAATTGAGTCAAAAGCCAAAGCTTCCAAAGGTCCATTGGTGGCTGGAACCCTTGCTGAAACCAAGGCAGCAACATCTCGCTGGGGAAACCAGCCAACTGGTGAAGATGTTCAGAAAATGATCAGAGATTCAGCTCTGACCAGACATGCTATGCTAGTCAGATACCTTCAGAGTAAACTAGCTCTT GCAAAATGGAAGCTTAAGAAGGCTGAGAAGGCTTTAGCAAAAGTGCAGGAGTATCTGGAACCAGCAGATCTCCCAACTGATTTAGAAACCATAACTGATGAGGAGAGATTTTTATTTCGTAAGATGGGTTTGAGCATGAAACCCTTTCTGCTTTTAG GGAGGCGAGGGGTTTACGATGGTACCATTCAGAACATGCACTTACATTGGAAATATCGTGAGTTGGTAAAGATAATTGTGAGAGGAAAAAGGTTTGAACAAGTCAAGCACATTGCTATTTCTTTGGAAGCTGAGAGTGGTGGAGTGCTGGTATCTTTAGATAAAACTACCAAAGGGTATGCAATTATCGTATATCGTGGGAAGAACTATCTACAGCCTCAAGGACTAAAACCGAAGAATCTCTTGACAAGAAGGCAGGCATTGGCTCGGTCAATTGAACTTCAAAGGAGTGAG GCACTTAAGCATCACATCTCAGACTTACATGAGAGAATTGAGTTGGTGAAATCTGAACTG GAAGATTTGAGTAATGGGAAAGACATTGATGACTCAAAAACCTTGTACTCAAGATTGGATGATCCCAATGTTTCTGATGATGACATGGAAGAG GACAAAGGGGAAGAAGCATATCTTGAAATATATGACGGTGGTCGTGAAGATATCAATGATCAAAATATGTAG
- the LOC121251921 gene encoding CRM-domain containing factor CFM3, chloroplastic/mitochondrial isoform X2 yields the protein MALPPLSLNSRTSSASSVCTCPLSPSFYNLLIQPQNHSLSNPRNLVRFRISCSEQTVQVDTLQSRRTRLVSSETGNTKRKPRPSFFEQIREKWSLKLGSTREKFPWEEPEQREKLEQKEQEENRDFSGASVSESEVDDKESVSEPASFVLSNVFVPAPWVHRSNTKNFRIDSEPEVPQKRREKNGTSDGSGGPLRNGVVKGVAERDESVEIRQQEVVRNGECEREGDMFAEIPIGVKKGKETKVWIGRNAVSSKEKPSGEAGNFEKNVASVDGNSGSIRLPWKREECGMRRSNTELAERTLPEHELRRLRNVALRMLERTTVGVAGITQALVDSMHEKWKSHEVVKLKFEGPLAVDMKRTHEILEAKTGGLVIWRSGSSVVLYRGIAYKLPCVQSYTKQSQTNINMLEDSKVAGSDATHNMGVDTYRARKPFIPDSAKYLKDLSEDELMEFSDLDHLLDDLGPRFTDWTGREPLPVDADLLPAVVSGYRPPFRLLPYGLRHCLRNKEMTFIRRLARTMPPHFALGRSRELQGLARAMAKLWERSAIAKIAIKRGVLNTRNERMAEELKKLTGGTLVSRNKEYIVFYRGNDFLPPAVTEALKERRKLADLQQDEEDHARQRALALIESKAKASKGPLVAGTLAETKAATSRWGNQPTGEDVQKMIRDSALTRHAMLVRYLQSKLALAKWKLKKAEKALAKVQEYLEPADLPTDLETITDEERFLFRKMGLSMKPFLLLGRRGVYDGTIQNMHLHWKYRELVKIIVRGKRFEQVKHIAISLEAESGGVLVSLDKTTKGYAIIVYRGKNYLQPQGLKPKNLLTRRQALARSIELQRSEALKHHISDLHERIELVKSELEDLSNGKDIDDSKTLYSRLDDPNVSDDDMEEVIEHLVPTQ from the exons ATGGCGCTTCCACCCTTGTCACTGAATTCTCGCACTTCTTCTGCTTCGTCGGTTTGCACTTGCCCCTTATCCCCTTCTTTCTACAACCTTCTTATCCAACCCCAAAACCATTCTTTGAGCAACCCCAGAAACCTCGTCAGATTCAGAATTTCCTGTTCTGAGCAGACGGTCCAGGTTGATACCCTTCAATCTCGGAGAACCAGATTAGTATCTTCCGAGACCGGAAACACGAAGAGGAAGCCCAGGCCGAGCTTCTTTGAGCAAATCAGGGAGAAATGGTCCCTCAAACTGGGTTCTACGAGAGAGAAATTTCCATGGGAGGAACCTGAACAACGAGAAAAGCTAGAGCAGAAGGAACAAGAGGAGAACCGGGATTTTTCTGGGGCTTCCGTATCTGAATCAGAAGTTGATGATAAAGAGTCGGTGAGTGAGCCAGCGAGTTTTGTTTTATCGAACGTGTTTGTTCCGGCTCCTTGGGTTCATAGAAGTAATACCAAGAATTTTCGAATTGATTCTGAACCTGAAGTCCCCCAAAAGCGTCGTGAAAAAAACGGAACTTCTGATGGGTCTGGCGGGCCATTGAGAAATGGTGTTGTTAAAGGAGTTGCCGAAAGAGATGAAAGTGTGGAAATTCGTCAACAAGAAGTTGTTCGTAATGGCGAGTGTGAGAGAGAAGGTGATATGTTTGCCGAAATTCCAATTGGGGTTAAAAAAGGCAAGGAGACAAAGGTATGGATTGGCAGAAATGCAGTTTCTTCGAAGGAAAAGCCATCTGGGGAAGctggaaattttgaaaagaatgtGGCTTCTGTGGATGGTAATAGTGGCTCAATTAGGCTACCATGGAAGAGAGAGGAATGTGGTATGAGGAGGAGCAATACGGAGTTGGCTGAGAGAACACTTCCGGAACATGAGCTGCGGAGACTAAGGAATGTAGCTTTGAGGATGCTGGAGAGGACAACGGTTGGCGTTGCGGGAATTACACAGGCTTTGGTGGATTCTATGCATGAAAAGTGGAAATCTCATGAAGTGGTGAAGTTGAAATTTGAAGGGCCTCTTGCGGTTGACATGAAAAGGACCCATGAGATTTTAGAG GCTAAAACGGGAGGTTTGGTTATATGGAGGTCAGGCAGTTCTGTTGTGTTGTACAGGGGAATAGCCTACAAACTTCCTTGTGTACAATCATATACCAAACAAAGTCAGACTAACATAAATATGTTGGAAGATTCAAAGGTTGCTGGTAGTGACGCTACACATAACATGGGAGTAGACACATATAGAGCTAGAAAACCTTTTATCCCTGATTCTGCGAAGTATTTGAAGGATCTATCTGAAGATGAACTGATGGAATTTAGTGATCTCGACCATTTGTTAGATGATTTGGGTCCACGCTTTACTGATTGGACAGGTCGTGAACCATTGCCTGTGGATGCAGACTTGCTTCCTGCAGTGGTTTCTGGATATAGACCTCCATTCAGACTTCTTCCTTATGGATTAAGACATTGTCTAAGAAACAAGGAGATGACATTCATCCGTAGGCTTGCTAGAACAATGCCTCCACATTTTGCTTTAG GAAGGAGCAGAGAACTGCAAGGTCTTGCAAGGGCTATGGCAAAGCTATGGGAAAGAAGTGCTATTGCAAAGATAGCCATCAAACGTGGTGTACTGAATACACGGAACGAGAGGATGGCAGAAGAACTGAAG AAATTGACAGGGGGCACATTGGTTTCGAGAAACAAGGAATATATTGTTTTTTACAGGGGCAATGATTTCTTGCCTCCAGCTGTTACAGAGGCATTGAAAGAGAGGCGGAAACTAGCTGATCTCCAACAAGATGAGGAAGATCATGCACGACAAAGGGCCCTGGCCTTAATTGAGTCAAAAGCCAAAGCTTCCAAAGGTCCATTGGTGGCTGGAACCCTTGCTGAAACCAAGGCAGCAACATCTCGCTGGGGAAACCAGCCAACTGGTGAAGATGTTCAGAAAATGATCAGAGATTCAGCTCTGACCAGACATGCTATGCTAGTCAGATACCTTCAGAGTAAACTAGCTCTT GCAAAATGGAAGCTTAAGAAGGCTGAGAAGGCTTTAGCAAAAGTGCAGGAGTATCTGGAACCAGCAGATCTCCCAACTGATTTAGAAACCATAACTGATGAGGAGAGATTTTTATTTCGTAAGATGGGTTTGAGCATGAAACCCTTTCTGCTTTTAG GGAGGCGAGGGGTTTACGATGGTACCATTCAGAACATGCACTTACATTGGAAATATCGTGAGTTGGTAAAGATAATTGTGAGAGGAAAAAGGTTTGAACAAGTCAAGCACATTGCTATTTCTTTGGAAGCTGAGAGTGGTGGAGTGCTGGTATCTTTAGATAAAACTACCAAAGGGTATGCAATTATCGTATATCGTGGGAAGAACTATCTACAGCCTCAAGGACTAAAACCGAAGAATCTCTTGACAAGAAGGCAGGCATTGGCTCGGTCAATTGAACTTCAAAGGAGTGAG GCACTTAAGCATCACATCTCAGACTTACATGAGAGAATTGAGTTGGTGAAATCTGAACTG GAAGATTTGAGTAATGGGAAAGACATTGATGACTCAAAAACCTTGTACTCAAGATTGGATGATCCCAATGTTTCTGATGATGACATGGAAGAGGTAATTGAGCACTTAGT TCCGACCCAATAG